CATACTGCGGCCATGTTCACTTTGGATCTATAAATCTCTTCTTCTATCCCTATGGATAAAAACCATTTGAATAAAGTTTTACCAGCAGTGTAGGCGAATGGTCTTCCGAATTTTTCTTCATGGATCCCGGGGGCCTGGCCTATACTCATAATTTTTGCGCCAGGAATACCGCCATGCACAGGATTGCCCACCATGTCCGGACAAAGTCTGCAGTGAATTAATGTATCTAGATGTTTTTTGAATTTTTGAGAATCGTTCATCGCCAGCGGGTCAAGGCGCTAAAAGTTTCCAAGCCTCTTTAGAGGTACTGCCTACTCGGATCAGACTTTTTAGTTTGGTAAGTTCTAAAATTTTGTTCACTTGAGAAGAAGGGGAGAATACCGCGATGCCACCTTTACCGCTCTTTACTAGTCTGGAATGTGTCGCCATAAAAACTCCCAGCCCGGAAGAATCTATGTACTTCACATTTTCCATATTTACTAGAAGATAAATGAATCCTCGATCGAGTAGATGAAAGAACCTTTCTTTCATGATCTGGGCAGAGTATAAATTAATCTCACCGGAAATTTTTACGACCACTGCCTCTCTAGGTAGACCATCCGGAATATTGTCCTGATCTAAAAATACACCTAACTCGGGTGCATCATGATCGAATTCTTTACTGTCCAGGTTCCAAGGAGTATCTGCCATAGTAAGGTCGCTTATGCGAAGACTATCGAAGTGCCATCGGTTTCTGCAAGGATTTTATCCGTTTTTCTACGATCTTGAAATAAGAAGAATACTTGTAAGAGCGAAGGTTATATCTCTTAAGTGCTTTCTAAGAGTCTTCTCTTACACCTTCCGAGATAGTGAATTTATAGATCTTTGCATTTAGTCCGAATTTTTGGGAATATTCCTTTTCGAATTTGGAGAATAAGAAAGAAGATCTGCCTTCTTTGTCTAAAACTAGGACACAGCCTCCGAAACCTCCTCCTATCATTCTGGCTCCTAATACATTTTCGGAACGGAACCATTCCACTATAAAATCTGTTTCTTCGCAGGAGACTTGGAAGTTTTTAGAAAGCGATTCATGGCAAGAGAAAAGTTCCTTTCCCACTTTCTCCGCATCCTTATCTTTTAAGGAGCGGATAACGTTTTGTGCCCTTGATCTTTCTCCCAGAATATGAGTGGCTCTTTTGAATTCGTTCGGAGTCAATCCCGCTTTTTCGATTAATGAGAAGTCTGCCTGGCTTAATGTTTTTACCTCTGGAGAAAGTTTATTACATTTTGAAGTCGCAGATTCCACTTCCTTTCTTCTGTCATTGTATGCACTTTCTTTCAGACTATGTGGTACATTAGAATCGATCAGATAAAATTCATAACCGGGCAAATCCAAACTATGATAAGAATATTCCAAACTTTCCGTATTTAAAG
This window of the Leptospira hartskeerlii genome carries:
- a CDS encoding STAS domain-containing protein → MADTPWNLDSKEFDHDAPELGVFLDQDNIPDGLPREAVVVKISGEINLYSAQIMKERFFHLLDRGFIYLLVNMENVKYIDSSGLGVFMATHSRLVKSGKGGIAVFSPSSQVNKILELTKLKSLIRVGSTSKEAWKLLAP
- the galK gene encoding galactokinase — translated: MTLSIRENLSSSLSHIFPDAPGLGLIRFFSAPGRVNIIGEHVDYAGGLVFPAAIDFRTHFAVRTNGLGLFRLYSLDFQSEFVTKNPIYSEEKPWANYILGVVSEALKLGLMVEGFDLAFTGNIPQGAGLSSSAAVEVGIAFALSKIFHWDISKEKIALLAQAAENKFVGVNCGIMDQFVIAVAKSSTCISLNTESLEYSYHSLDLPGYEFYLIDSNVPHSLKESAYNDRRKEVESATSKCNKLSPEVKTLSQADFSLIEKAGLTPNEFKRATHILGERSRAQNVIRSLKDKDAEKVGKELFSCHESLSKNFQVSCEETDFIVEWFRSENVLGARMIGGGFGGCVLVLDKEGRSSFLFSKFEKEYSQKFGLNAKIYKFTISEGVREDS